One genomic segment of Myotis daubentonii chromosome 14, mMyoDau2.1, whole genome shotgun sequence includes these proteins:
- the FANCD2OS gene encoding FANCD2 opposite strand protein — MAGYQLWSPWTPLDESFQWLRHTTPTPSSKHPFRASPCFPHTPSDLEVQLCFQEVTLVLDSPFLEPGVSPKLPCHTSELRTINNKKGLVRKPQPVRLSGVDSVFGRVITAQPPKWTGTFRVSDKSAFCKIISREHQWPTGLKEPQIQMTVTMCKQMLRSILLLYATYKKCTFALQHSK; from the coding sequence ATGGCAGGATACCAGCTCTGGTCACCATGGACCCCACTGGATGAGAGCTTCCAATGGCTGCGGCACACAACACCTACACCTTCTTCCAAGCACCCCTTTAGGGCTTCCCCCTGCTTCCCACACACCCCTTCTGACCTTGAAGTGCAGCTGTGCTTTCAAGAGGTCACTCTAGTCCTAGATAGCCCATTCCTGGAACCTGGGGTGAGTCCCAAGTTACCCTGCCACACATCAGAGCTCCGAACCATAAACAACAAGAAAGGGCTGGTCAGGAAGCCCCAGCCTGTCCGCCTCAGTGGAGTGGATTCGGTCTTTGGCAGGGTCATCACGGCTCAGCCTCCAAAGTGGACTGGGACCTTCAGAGTTTCAGACAAGTCAGCCTTTTGCAAAATCATCAGCCGGGAGCACCAGTGGCCCACGGGACTTAAGGAACCTCAGATTCAGATGACAGTGACCATGTGCAAACAGATGCTGCGCTCTATTCTCTTGCTGTATGCAACGTACAAGAAGTGTACCTTTGCCTTGCAACACTCCAAGTAA